The genomic region GTGGCGTCGCTCTCGCGCGCGGCGGTCGCCATCCGTTCCGCGTCGTCGAGGCTGTCCGCGAGCGGTTTCTCACAGAGGACGTGGACGCCGGCGTCGAGCGCCTCGATCGCCGGTTCGGCGTGCAGGAAGTTCGGGGCGAGGTTGTAGAACACGTCCACGTCGTCGATGGCGTCGCGCCAGCCGGTCGCGGTCTCGGTGAATCCGAGCCGGTCGGCGGCGTCGTCGAGGGCCGCCTCGTCGCGTCCGATCAGGATCCGCCGTTCGGTCTCGGGGGTATCGGGGAAGAACATCGGGAGCCGCGCGAGGGCGTTGGCGTGGGCCCGGCCCATGAACCGGTAGCCGAGGAAGCCGATCCGGAGCGTCACGCCCAGAACGCCTCCCCGGGTTCGGATTCCAGCAGGACCCGGTCCAGTAGCTCGACGGCCTTCTCGAGGCCTTCCTGCGGGCTCGTCAGGGCGTCCTCGTGTTCGATGCTCACCGCGCCGTCGTAGCCCACCAGACGCAGGGCGGTGACGATGCGTTTCCAGTGTTGCTCGCCGTGGCCGTACCCCACCGTTCGGAACAGCCACGACCGCTCGGCGGGCCGGTCGTAGGCCGTCGTGTCGAGGACCCCGCGGGTTCGCTGCCGGGACTCGTACAGTTCCGTGTCTTTGGCGTGGACGTGGTGGATCGCGTCGCGCTCGCCGAGCCAGCGGATCGTCGCGACCGGATCGATCCCCTGCCAGTAGAGGTGCGAGGGGTCGACGTTCGCACCGACCCGTTCGTTGGTCGCGTCGCGGAGGCGAGCGAGGGCGTGGGGTTCGTGGGCGAGTGTATTCGGGTGCATCTCGATGGCTACGTCGACGCCGTGTTCGGCCGCGAGGGCGGCCACGTCGGTCCAGTACTCGGTGGCGCGGTCCCACTGGTACGCGAGGGCGTCGGCGTGTTCGGGCGGCCAGGGGGCCGTGATCCAGTTCGGCGTCACGTCCTCGGGGCTGCCACCGGGGAGTCCGGAAAAGCAGGTGACGGCGGCCACGTCGAGTGCGTCGGCGAGGCGGATCGCCCGGCGGAGTTCGCGGTCGGCCCGGTCGGCACGGTCGTCGTCGGGGTGGAGCGGGTTGTTGTGCGTCGCGAGCGCGCTGATCGACAGGTCCCGGTCGTCGAGAGTCGTGTCGAGGGTCGCTCGTTCGTCCGGGTCTTCCAGCAACGTGTCGGGGTCGAGGTGGTCACTCCCGGGGAAGCCGCCACAGCCCAGTTCCACGGCGTCGACGCCCAGGTCGGCGAGGTAATCGAGTGTGTCCTCCAGGGGGCGCTCCCCGAGGGGGACGGTCAGGACACCGAGGTCCATACCTGTCGTTCCACGCGCGGCCGGTAATAGTTCACCCCGGCGTGGGAGTCTCCTCGGGTGGCGCGCTCGGGACTCCCCTCACCGCTGGGGGCGGGAGCGGCCGTCGGCACCGTCGTCGGTTCGGGAGCGATTGACGTCGAGTTCGGCTTCGAGCGCGCGGAGTCGGCGGTACATCCGTCGTTCGGACTGAGATATCCGGCGGTCGAGACGCTCGATTTGCCGTTCCGTATCGTTGTCCAGTGCCGTGCAGTACTGCTCGTGCGTCGCGAGTCGGTCGTACGGGACCGGCCGCTCACAGCCAGGGCAGGTCGGCATGTGTCGTCCGTAGTACAACCGCTCACGGCTTCACTCTTTGGTCGCCTGCGGGAGGTGTTCCGGAACGGAGGCTGGCGGAGTCGGGAGACGGCGGCGTCAGACCTTTCGCCGTGAATAACACAGGAGTTGTATGGTCCTGCAGATCGGCGTCATCGGTGTCGGCGGACTCGGCTACCTCCAGGCCAAGACGTACGCTGAACTCGGGAGCGTCGATATCGTCGCGGCCGCGGACGTCACTGCGGACGCTCGCGACCTCTTCGAGCGAGAGTTCCACGCACCGGCCTACGAGACGTACCGCGCACTCCTGCACGAACACGGTGCCGAACTCGACGCCGTCACCATCGTCACACCCCACACCCTCCACTACGAACAGACCATGGCCTGTCTGGAATCGGGCCTGCACGTCCTCGTCGAGAAACCGATGGTCACGGACGTGGGCCACGCCAAAGGGCTCGTCGAGGCGGCTGCCGATCGCAATCTCGTCCTGCAGGTCGGCTACCAGCGCCGGTTCCACGACGGGTTCAGGGAGATCGACCGGGTGCTCCGGAGCGGTCGCATCGGCCGCCTCCGCGCCGTGGACTGTTTCGTCAGTCAGAACTGGATCGACAACCACCGCGGCACCTGGCGGGTCGATCCCCAGCTGTCCGGCGGCGGCCAGCTCTACGACACCGGCTCACACGTCCTCGACGCTCTCGTCTGGCTCTCTCACGCCCAGCCGACGGCGGTGACTGCCCAGATCCAGTACGCCATGCCCGATATCGACGTCGACAGCGTGTTGACGGTCAGACTGGAGCGCGACGCCGAACCGATCCTGGCGAGCGTCGCCATCGTCGGTGACGGCGTCGACGCCACTCCCCGGGAGGGATACCGGTTCTGGGGAACCGACGGGACCATCTCCTACATGGACGACGAACTGGAGATCGACGAACAGAACGGCGCAGCCTACCGGACCGAGATGGCCATCGACGCCGACTTCGACACGCTCAACCGCCGGAAGCTCCGGAACTTCGTCGACGCAATCGAGGGGACGGCCGAGTTAGCCGTCCCCGGAACCGTCGGGCTCACCATCACCGCGCTCACCGAAGCGGCCTACGAGGCGGACGCGACGGACTCTACCGTGTCGGTCCAGTCGGTCGTCGAGAACGCCACCGTCCAGCAGTGAGATTCCGGCGCGATTCCGCCTGCGTCAGCCACCCGGCACGACCCGGCGCGCGAGCCAGCCGAGGAAGGGTGCCACGTCGCGCTGGGACGTGAGGCGGTACTCGGCGGCGGTGTCACGCGAGCCGACGTGGACCCCGACGTCACCGGCTGTGAGGACCCGGAAGACGTCCTCGTCCGTGGTATCGTCGCCGAGATAGACGGTCCGATACCCGTCGGGAAGCCGCCCCTGCATCCAGCGCACCGCCTGCCCTTTGTCCCAGTCGATGCGCGGCCGTATCTCGACCGATTTGCGCCCGGAGACGAGTTCGAGCCGATCGTCCAGTTCCGGAGAGAGCGCATCGATGCGGTCGGTCACGACGGATTGCAGCGCCGCCGGGACCCGTCGATAGTGGACCGTCAGCGAGAGCCGCTTGTCCTCGATCTGGCAGCCGGGCACGTCACCGAGCGCCTGCCGGAGAACGGTCCCAGCGTGGTCGAGGGCGGGCCTGTGACGTTCCACCTCGGGATGGAGCTCTCTCGTGTCACCCCATACCAGTTCGAGCCCGTGATTGCCTGCGTAGACTGCATCCGTGATTCCGGTGCGCGAGCGGAGATCGTCCAGTTCGCGGCCGCTCACGATGGCGACGACGGCGTCGGTCCGCGCGGCGAGACCGCCGAGGGCGGCCGCGTTCGCGGTGGTGATCTGCGGGTGATCGGGATCCTTCGCGATGGGTGCGAGCGTGCCGTCGAAGTCGGTGGCGACCAGCAGTCCCGATCCGCGTTCCAGTCGCGCCGCGATCTCGCCGAGATGGGAAGCAGCCGGTCTCGTTCCGCGCTCGTGTGCTGGCGGCCGTGTTCGACGCTGTGAATTCGGCCGGCGCTGGTAATTGGTATCGTTAGTCACGGGTCGTAGGTCACGCGGGACGACGATGTACCGGAGACCGCCGTTCGCCCGGTCGGAGGCACTGGTTGACCCACGAATCGAGGGTCTGTTCGGTAACCGCCCGACGGAGGCCGTCCATCCGCTGTCGTCGCTCGTCGTCCGGCATGGCGAGGGCGTCCTCGATGGTCGTGGCGAAGTCGGGCACGTCCAGGGGGTCGATCGCGAGTGCGTGGTCGCCGAACTCGTCGTACGCACCGGTCCCTCGACTCAACAGGAGGACGCCCGGGTCGGAGCCCTGCGCGGCGACGTACTCCTGGGCGACGAGGTTCATCCCGTCCCTGAGCGGGCTGACGATGGCGAGGTCCGCCTCGCGGTAGAGCCCGAACAGTTCGGCCTGTGAGAGGTGCGCCGTCGTGTAGATGACCGGTTGCCAGTCGTCGGTGCCGAACCGATCGTTGAGCCGCTCGACCCGATCCTCGACGGTCGCCCGAATCTCCCTGTACGCCTTGATCTCCTCCCGGCTGACGCTCCCGACCTGCACGTAGGTGAGGTCACCGCGGAGGTCGGGATTGTCGGTCAGGAGCCGTTCGAGCGCGCGGAGGCGTTCGGGGATTCCCTTGGTGTAGTCCAGTCGGTCGACGCCGACACCTAGCGTCACGTCGTCGGCGATTCCGTGCTGTTTCCTGAGACGGGCCGGGAACGCGGTCGCGGCCGCAGTCCCTACGGTGTCGCGAACGTCCTCGACGGGAACGCCCATCGGATTAGACTGGATGGCGATCTCACGACCGCGATACGCGATCCGTCGGTCGGACCAGTCGACGACGGCATCGTCGACGGCGGTCGCGACGCACTCGAGGAAGTTCTGGACGTAGCGTTCGGTGTGGAACCCGATCCGGTCACAGCCGAGTAGCCCCCGGAGAAGATCCTGTCGTCGCGGGCAGGCGCGGAACGTGTCCCACGCCGGCCAGGGGATGTGCCAGAACTGCGCCACGTCGACCGCCGGGCCGAGTTGCCGTCGGACGATACGCGGCGCGAGCGCGAAGTGATAATCGTGAAACCAGATCGTCGTCTCGTCGAGTCGGTCCCCGGGCGCGCTCGCGATTGCATTCGCGGCGAATCGCTCGTTCACCGTCCGATAGGTGTCCCAGAACGCCCCCTCGCAGTTCACGTGACCGAGAAACGAGTGACAGAGCGGCCACAGCACCTGGTTGCTGAACCCGTAGTAATAGTTCTCCACCTCGGCGTCGGAGAGCCAGACGCGTCGCAACGTGTATCGTTCGTCCGTCGGCCCCGAGTCGGTTCGAGGGGGTGCCCCGGACGAATTTCGAGGGGGCGCCCCGGACGAATCGGTGTTTTCCGATAGATCCTCGGCTGGCGGGACCGCGACACAGCCGTCGTCGTCGACGACTTCCTCGTCGGCGTCACCGTCCCCCCAAGCGATCCACGTGCCGCCGAGTTTTCGCATCACCGGATCGAGACCCGCAGTGACACCTCCCGTCGGTCGGTCCACAGTGATCGCCCCCTCGTCGAACTCGTGACTGTACGGCTGTCGGTTCGACACTACGATCAGATCGCGAGCCACGTTTCGATCAGGCGGCCCATGCCCCGCTCCTATGTCGCGTTGCGGTTGCCGTGTCGATTCCCGATTCGACGATCCGGGACCACCGGTCCCGGTTCCGTTCGGCCGTGGTGGCGTATGGTCGTACATGATCCCGAGAGATACCGTAGTCCGGACCGGAGTGCAGGTTTTGCCGGACCAAGCCGGTGGTGCTTGCATCTGAAAGGACGATCCCGGTTGGACGACGGATCCCCTGGTCACGGTCGATGCCGACAACGGGTCACGGTCGATGCCGACACCCGGACAGAATCGAACTCCGTCCTCGGTGAGTCACGGCGAAGCGGCAGTGGGAGCCGACCGGATCCTTGCCACTTCGTTTCGTATTCACAGCTATTTACAGTCGTATGGCTGTAAAGTTGGAGCGACAGACAGGAGTAGCGTTCACGAGGGACGAGTCAGTGGCGCGCGCACACCGGGTTTCCGGTGAAACGGGTGGTAGAGAGGGGGTGTGGAACGAGGGGTGTTTGTTCGAGGCGAGGTGGTATTTGGAGCGCGCGCACACCGGGTTTCCGGTGAAACCGGGGCAGAAGGGGACTGGGGAGGGAGATCCAGCGGGGGACGAGGGAAAACACCCTAGAAACAGACACACACCGGATTTCCGGTGAAAGTCTATGCTAGAGCGGCCAGTAGTACCGAAATCCGCTGAGATATTGTGGCGCTAGAGACTGAGCTAGAGACTGGGCTTCCGCTAGCACTATCTGAATAAAACTGGATAAAATTGATAACTGTGTTTAATTACATTAGTTTTATATACTACAAAGGAGTAAAGTCCATTGATTAGATCACAACCATTAGAGTGATAGCTGGCGCTATCACGTAGAGCGGAAGCTGCCATCCGAAACGATCCTCTTCGAGTGGTGTGGTTCTCGCTTTCGGTATCGTTCTTCGCTCCAGCTCTCGCTGTCACGCTTGCTTCCACTCTCGGTTCGATTCCTCTGTCACCGTGATCTCCCTCCGTTCTGGTCCGTAGCTTTCTCGTTGAGAGGTCTACTCCGGCTTCAGACGGCGCTTCGACCGACGATACTCCTGCAGACAACGTGCAACCGACGACACTCTCATCGACGACCTCACTGGCGACGGCTCCCCACCGACGATCCCTCAACCCCCGTTTCAACTGCACCCCTCCCCCTCCAACCCCCCATTTCACCGGAAACCCGGTGTGTGTCTCTAACCCGATTCTTTATAAACCATTTCACCGGAAACCCGGTGTCCGATTTCGAAATTTTACAAAAGTTATAATACATAAATTCTCCATCCAGTTTCTGGCTTCGTCCATCGGTCGTCAGTGTCCCGACATCTCACTGGGATTCACTTCTCGATCGTCGTCACCAACTGGTCTTTCTGAACCGGTCGGTGCCGGCTACCCCTCGTTAGCCTGAACGTACGTTCGAACGTCTCGGGTAATTGGTGTATAACTATAGACGAAAATTCATAACGAGAATACGGACCCATGTTCGACCTGACTGGTTTCCAACGAGACATCATGTACCTGGTTGCGGGGTTAGACGACCCACACGGCCTCGCGGTCAAGGACGAACTCGAGAAGTACTACGAATCGGAGATACACCACGGCCGCCTGTATCCGAACCTGGACGAACTGGTGAAGAAAGGCCTCATCAAGAAAGGCAAGAAGGATCGACGTACCAACGTCTACAAACTCACCGACCGCGGCGTTCGCGAGCTTCAGGACCGTCGGGACTGGGAAGACCAGTACCTGCAGGACAAACAGGCCATCCCGACGTAACGGCCCACGTAGCGATCCCGACTATTTTTTCGACCCGTCCGACCAGCCAGTTACGGATCGGCAGTTCCTGACAGCGTCAGTGACTCTCACCGACGCCGATCGCACATGGACCGGGTAACAAACCGTCCATCTCCCGTCGATCGGAGTCGATGCTACCGTCCCGGGAGACGCGATCGGCGCTATCGGCGGACCACCACAGCTGGCTCCGGTCCGTCTCGCTGCCCTGGATACTCGCTCTCGTCGCGAGCAAGTCGGGCGATCTCGTGACGACCGTCGTCGGACTGGCGGTCGTCGACGGCCTCACGGAACGCAATCCCGTGGCCGGTACTGTCTTCCGCCAGTTCGGCGTCGTCGGACTGTGCGTGATGACCGCCGCCGTGTTGCTCGTCGTCGTCCTCGTCGTCGAGCATGCTGCATCGGTCCTCGAACGTCACGACGATACCTCGGTCGGGCCAAACACCGTCTATTTCCTGGGATACTTGCCACTCGTTACCGTATTCGGTGCGGCGACGGTGTATAACGCCGTCTTACTCTGTATACACGCCTGACTGCGCCCGGTTGGGTCGGCGTATCGGGCTGCCGTCCGTGGGTTACTGCGCATAACCGGGGTATAACTATCCCACCGGCACGATACGCCCCGGTCGATGTCGCGCCGGTACGGTCCGGCGAAGGGTGATAGCATGGACGAGGCTCATACGACCGACGACGTGGCGGACGATGTACAGGCGGAGCCGGAACTGATCTCGGTGGTCGTCGAGGACGACGACGCGCCCGACCAGTGTACCATCTTCCACCCGGAGTCGTCGGGTGTCGACCGGATGTCACAGTGGATCACTGCGGAGACCGATCTCTTCGTCGATCTCTACAGCGTCCGGTAGAACCAGAAATTCGGTTGTCGGACACTCAGTCGCCGGTCTCAGCCCCGACTTCGATCGCGTGGAGTGCCGAACAGCCGCCGACGGCCAGGACGAGCACGCCCAGGGCGGCGATCGACGCTGCGCCGCCCGCGACCAGGCTGACGAAAAAGAGCGCGGCACCGACGCCGCTCAGCCCGAGATAGTACTCGTGCCAGGGTCGCGTGTCCGGTGACTGGTTGTCCAGATACTCGTAGAGCTGTGGGGCGTTCTCACCGAGAGAGACGATCCCGCGGTTCTGGTTGAACTGGACGATTCCCATGTCGGCCATCTTCGGCAGGTGACACTGGTAGAGGCCCACGTACACCCGCTTGCGCTGGCTGGAGGTGATCGACGCGATGTCCGTGTCGTTTTCCAGCGCAGCGATATGCTCCGCCAGGTCACTGAGTGTGACCTGCTGTTCGTGTTCGCGCAGGTATCTGATCACTTCGCGACGACGCTCGTTTTTCAAAATCTCGAATATGAGATCTAGTGATAGTTCTTCGGCGGGCGACTCCTCACCCCCCTCGGCGCTCGTCGTCGGTTCCGTTGCCGATTCCTCGATCTGCTGTGTCGTTGGTCCCGTTGACCCCGTTTCCTGTGTACTCATGCTCTAATCACCCGTCTCTGGGATCGCACTCGTTCCCCCTCCCAGTCGGTCGTGTACGTCCTACCGGGACGCGTCTCCATTCGCCCCTTTACTGCTGGTAGGCCTCTCCCAATGACCGACGCCACGTGGGAACGCGTTGATTTATCCGCGGCGTCTACACGCACGACAGGCAGGCACTTAATTGTTATTTGTCGTATAAGAAATGAATACTTCACGCTGGCGCTACGATCGGTAAGGATCTGTTTCGGTCTCGGTGGCTAGCGAATCAGCACGGTCAGACAGTAACAGGACGGAGAACAGCAACCGCACGGTCGTATAGTATCAAAAACATTTTCGAAAAATGGGATCGGACGAGATACGTTCGGGCGTGTCAGTCACTCTCTACCGGAATCACCGACACCGACGGTCGTCACCGGGGTTTCGAATTCGGTACCGTCGACGACGTTTCGGCCGTCGACGACGACCGCACCGTCGAGTTCGCTCCAGTCGAGGCTGTCGAACTCGTCGTGAGCAGTCGCGACGACCACCCCATCTAATTCCGTCTCGGGGAGGTCACCGACCTCGGCCGATCGGACGTCGAACGCGTCCAGGTCGACGACGGGATCGACCCCGATTACGTCGGCGCCGGCGTCTCGCAGCAGGGACGCGATGGCGACGCCGGGGGATTCACGGGTCTCGTCGACGCCGGGCCGGTACGCGAGACCGAGGACGGCGACCGTCGCGTCCGAGGGTGCCACGCCCGTCTCGCGCAGTGCCTCGCACAGTTTCCCGACGGTGTATCCCGGCATCGCGTCGTTGATGCGTCTCGCCCGTCGCAACAGGGGCGTCCCGGTCTCGGTAGTGTCGATGAGGAAGTACGGATAGTAGGGGATACAGTGGCCGCCGACGCCGGCACCGGGACGATGCAGGTCGCAGTACGGTTGTGCGTTGGCCGTCTCGATGGCCTCGAACACGTCGACCCCCATCTCCTCGGTCAGCGTCGCGAGTTCGTTGGCCAGCGCGATGTTCACGTCCCGATAGACCCCCTCGAACACTTTGACGCACTCGGCGGTCGTGGCGTCGGAGACCGCGTGGACCTCGTTGTCCGTTAGCACGTCGTACAGGGCCGCGGCGGCCCGTGTACTCTCGGGGTCGACGCCCCCGACGACTTTCGGATACGCCCCGCGAACGTCACGGAGTGCCCGCCCGCTCGCGGTCCGCTCGGGACAGAACGCCACGCCGAACTCGCCGGGGTCGCAGTCGCTCTCCTCGGCCAGTATCGGGGCGACAACCTCATCGCAGGTTCCTGGCGGGACGGTCGACTCGACACACACCAGATCGCCGGGTTCGAGGCCGCTCGCGACGGCCGAGATCGCCGCCCGGAGCGTCGTGAGGTCGGGACTCCCGTCCTCGACGAGGGTCGGGACGATGACGACGTGGACGCTCGCACGGGCGGCGGCCGCGTCCCCCTCGGTCGTCGCGACGAAGGACCCGTCGGCGACGACCTCCCGCATCGCCTCGGGGAGCCCCGGTTCTCCGCTGACGGGGCAGTCCCCGTCGTTGATCGATTCGACGACGGATGCGTCGACGTCGACGCCGGTCGTGTTCCCCGTGACCTCGGCGAACACCGTCGCGAGGGGGAGCCCCATCTTGCCGAGACCGTAGACTGCCACTGGCACCCGGCCGGCGCGGATCGCGGTGCCCTGTCCGTTCGCCGGACTCGAACCACCGTACAGCGAGACGGCCGATTCGGACTCGCGGTGCATGTTAGTTCTCTATCGCCGGGGGCTCGCCGGTCGCGTGGTCGTCGATCCGACGGGCCACGTCGAGTGCGGCCAGCGCGTCCTCGCCGGTCACCGGCGGGCGCGATCCGGTGGTCGCAGCCTCGACGAAGGCTTCGAGTTCGGCCCTGAGCGGCTCCCCGTTCTCGATGGTCGGTCGCTCGATGATGCTCTCGTGGCGGTACCGAAGGTCGCCGTCGGACTCGTAGTACTCCGGGACGGAGTGGCGGTGAATCTGGACGCTCTGGGCCTCGTAATCGACGTTGACGCGACACTCCTCGGCCGTGATGGCGAGTCGTCTGACCTTCTCCTGGGTCACACGGCTGGCGGTCAGGTCGGCGACCACGCCGTCGGCCAGCTCGAGCTGGGCGGTGACGTGATTCCGGTCCCGGGTGCCCATCGCCGAGACGCGCTCGACGGTCGAGCCGATGGTCGAGAGCACCACGTCGATGTCGTGGATCATCAGATCGAGGACGACGCCGTCCTTGCTGTCGCGGTCCACCGGCGGGCCGAGCCGCTGGACGTCGACGGCGATCACGTCCAGGTCGGCGACGATCTCGGACAGCGCCCTGACGGCGGGGTTGAACCGCTCGACGTGCCCGACCTGTAACGCCACGTCCCGCTCCCGCGCCATCTCGACTAGTTCTCGCCCGCGCGCGAGGTCCGAGACGAACGGCTTCTCGACGAGGACGTTCACGCCCCGATCGATGGCCTCGGTGGCCACGCCGTAGTGGTAGCGCGTCGGGACGGCGATCGAGACCGCGTCACAGCGCTCCAGCAGGTCGGTCTGGTCCATCGCGTCGGTCCCGTACTTCGTCGCCACGTCGGCGGCGCGGTCCGCGTCGGCGTCGGCGACACCCCCGAAGTCGACCCCGGGGAGCTCGTTGTACACGCGCGCGTGATGCTGGCCCATCGATCCGACGCCGACGACGCCGGCCGTCGGTCGCTCCTCACTCATGTGTCGTCCATCGTGTCGCGGTCTCGTTTTCCGTCTCGTCGCGCCGTCTCCGGTCGTTCGTGGTGGGTTTCCGTTCGATCACTCGTGGCTCACCTCGCGGATCGTCCGCGCGATCGTGCGCCGGTCGGCCTCGGTCGTCTCGGGATGGATCGGCAGGGACAGCACTTCCTCGGCCGCCCGGCTAGCGACGGGGGCCGACGCGTCGACCCCCTCGTAGGCCGGCTGTTCGTGGATCGGCGTCGGGTAGTAGACGCCGGTGTCGACGCCGGCCGCCGACAGCGCGTCCTGCAACCGCTCCCGCCGCTGGGTCCGGATCGTGTACTGGTGGTAGACGTGTCGCCGCTCGACCGGCTCGACCGGCGGGATGACCGACGTGTCTTCGAGCATGTCGGTCAACTCGGCGGCGTTGGCGCGGCGCGCCCGGTTGAACTGGGGGAGCTTCTCCAGCTGGACCAGTCCGATGGCGGCCGCGAGGTTGGTCATCCGGAAGTTGTGTCCCAGATCCACGTGCCGGTAGCTGCCGTCGCGCCCGTGGTTGACGAACCGCTCGGCCCGCTCGGCCACGTCGTCGCGGTCGGTCACGACCGCGCCCCCCTCCCCGGTCGTCATGTTCTTCGTCGGGTAGAAGCTGAACGTCCCCGCATCGCCGATGGCGCCGACGGGGCGGCCGTCGTGGCGCGCGCCGTGGGCCTGTGCGGCGTCCTCGATCAGCGCGAGGTCGTGTGTCTCGGCGATGTCGGCGAGGTGGTCCATGTCCGCCGGCAGTCCGTAGAGGTGGACCGCGAGGATCGCGTCGACGTCGTGTTCCCTGACGACGGACTCGACCGCGTGGGGATCGAGGTTGTACGTCTCGGGGTCGATGTCGGCGAACACCGGTTCGGCACCGCAAAACCGGACGGCGTTGGCCGAGGCGACGAAGGAAAACGGCGTCGTCACGACGCGGTCGCCCTCGCCGATGCCAAGCGCGTGGAGCGCGGTGTGGAGCGCGGTCGTCCCGTTGCTGGTGGCGACCGCGTGGTCGGTCTCACAGAAGTCCGCGAAGGCGGTCTCGAACTCCGTGACGGTCTCGCCGGCCGCCAGGCGACCGGATTCGACGACCTCGGACACGCGAGCCGATTCGCGCTCGTCGAGTTGTGGGGCGGCGATGTCGACCGACCGGACGCGTTCCTCGCCGGTTACCATCGTCGTCCTCCCGGCGACCGATGTCGCTCGACAGCACAGTTGCGCCGACAGACAGTGTTCGTTCTTGGGGACCTCATGGTTCGAGTTCGCCAGCGGGCGAAACCCCTGGCACGCCTCCATCCAGTCGGCAGTTCGCCTTTGTTATGCGGCCCATTTACCCGACGTATCGGACGCCTCACGGCTGTACGCCCCGACTCCGTCGATTCCTGACCGACTACGGGTCGGTTCGGGGCCGTATCACCCGCCAGGCGACACAGTGTGGCACGCTAACGGGATGGGCGGACAACGGTAGCACGCTGGTACCGTTTATAAGCTGGGTGTAACAAAGGGACGAGGCAGAAATTGGGAGGCACGTCACGCAGAAATGACCGTGCCAGGCGTCCAGTCTCGTCGAGAGAGCTAATCACGAGGGACGAACTCCTTGATGGCATACGATCAGGAAGAACTGACGCAAGACCTCGTTTTCGACATCTTGAGCAGTCCGCGCCGTCGGTACGTTCTGTACTATCTGCGGACTGTCGGGGAGCCGGTCGCGCTGAACGACCTGGCCGAACAGGTCGCGGCGTGGGAAAACGAGACGGAAGTCGACGAACTGTCCGATCAGGAGCGCAAGCGAGTGTACGTCTCCCTGTACCAGACTCACATTCCGAAACTGGATTCGGTCGGCATCGTCGAGTACGATCAACAGAGCGGGATGGTCGAGTTGACCGACCGCGTCCACCGGATCGACGACTACCTCACCGAGACGAGCGAGCCGATCCCCTGGCAGGCGTTCTACATGGGGCTGGCCGCCGTCAGCGCGGTGTTGCTCCTGCTCGTCGGGCTCGGAATCGGCCCGTTCGGGCAGATACCGGCACTGGTTGTCGGCATCGTCATCACCGCCGGGTTCGCGATCTCGGCGTCGGCCCACTACCTCTACTGGCGGTCACAGCGAAAACAGGTGCCGAACGAACTGCGTACCCGCGGTGGCTGAGTACGTGGTTCGTCGCTGCGTCACTCGTGGACGACGCCGCTGCCGGTCCTGAGTGAGCGCATCGTCGAGCACTCCAGACACGCGTACACGTGATCCTTGTTGTCGCCGAAGACGCGGGCGAAGGCGCTCGTGACGTAACTCCCGCAGTTTTGACATCGGGTGGACGTCTCGTCTGGCGTCTCGTCGGCCACGGTCGTGAGTTCCGCTGTCATGTGCGGTAGGCACGTGGAGTGGGGGGTGCTTTGTTATAATCGGGCTATTGATGCGTATTTGGATTGTTACGAGCTTATTCAGATTGTTACGGGCTTACTGTGGGTGACCGTATCGCTGACGGCCGCTCACGCCGAATCGGGTGAGGCAGGGGCTGCGTTACGATCACACTGCGCCTTCGAAAGGTAAGTGACGAGTGGTCCGGGGGCAGGTGGAGTCCGGCGGGGAACCACCTGAGAACGTGTCGCTGACCGCGCAATAAGGGGGACAAAATTATTGGGGGTGACGACGAACAGGTGGCAAGTCACCGAAGGACGCCACGGACGAGCCGTGAGCGGTGAATCGTGTCGGTGAGGCAGTCGCGGCGGGGT from Halorientalis sp. IM1011 harbors:
- a CDS encoding nucleotide sugar dehydrogenase; this translates as MHRESESAVSLYGGSSPANGQGTAIRAGRVPVAVYGLGKMGLPLATVFAEVTGNTTGVDVDASVVESINDGDCPVSGEPGLPEAMREVVADGSFVATTEGDAAAARASVHVVIVPTLVEDGSPDLTTLRAAISAVASGLEPGDLVCVESTVPPGTCDEVVAPILAEESDCDPGEFGVAFCPERTASGRALRDVRGAYPKVVGGVDPESTRAAAALYDVLTDNEVHAVSDATTAECVKVFEGVYRDVNIALANELATLTEEMGVDVFEAIETANAQPYCDLHRPGAGVGGHCIPYYPYFLIDTTETGTPLLRRARRINDAMPGYTVGKLCEALRETGVAPSDATVAVLGLAYRPGVDETRESPGVAIASLLRDAGADVIGVDPVVDLDAFDVRSAEVGDLPETELDGVVVATAHDEFDSLDWSELDGAVVVDGRNVVDGTEFETPVTTVGVGDSGRE
- a CDS encoding Gfo/Idh/MocA family protein; translated protein: MSEERPTAGVVGVGSMGQHHARVYNELPGVDFGGVADADADRAADVATKYGTDAMDQTDLLERCDAVSIAVPTRYHYGVATEAIDRGVNVLVEKPFVSDLARGRELVEMARERDVALQVGHVERFNPAVRALSEIVADLDVIAVDVQRLGPPVDRDSKDGVVLDLMIHDIDVVLSTIGSTVERVSAMGTRDRNHVTAQLELADGVVADLTASRVTQEKVRRLAITAEECRVNVDYEAQSVQIHRHSVPEYYESDGDLRYRHESIIERPTIENGEPLRAELEAFVEAATTGSRPPVTGEDALAALDVARRIDDHATGEPPAIEN
- a CDS encoding DegT/DnrJ/EryC1/StrS aminotransferase family protein, which translates into the protein MVTGEERVRSVDIAAPQLDERESARVSEVVESGRLAAGETVTEFETAFADFCETDHAVATSNGTTALHTALHALGIGEGDRVVTTPFSFVASANAVRFCGAEPVFADIDPETYNLDPHAVESVVREHDVDAILAVHLYGLPADMDHLADIAETHDLALIEDAAQAHGARHDGRPVGAIGDAGTFSFYPTKNMTTGEGGAVVTDRDDVAERAERFVNHGRDGSYRHVDLGHNFRMTNLAAAIGLVQLEKLPQFNRARRANAAELTDMLEDTSVIPPVEPVERRHVYHQYTIRTQRRERLQDALSAAGVDTGVYYPTPIHEQPAYEGVDASAPVASRAAEEVLSLPIHPETTEADRRTIARTIREVSHE